One window of the Mycobacterium haemophilum DSM 44634 genome contains the following:
- a CDS encoding PE family protein produces MSFVIGVSVAPEALTTAANALRGIGDRMVAEGVAADQVTAAVIAPGGDDVSAQVAARLRDQAAGYRRVSGRAAVNFAEFVASLSGSAAAYSTTETDNATRTG; encoded by the coding sequence ATGTCTTTTGTGATCGGTGTGAGTGTTGCACCCGAGGCGTTGACCACGGCGGCAAATGCGTTACGGGGCATTGGCGATCGCATGGTTGCCGAAGGTGTTGCGGCCGACCAGGTGACGGCCGCTGTGATTGCCCCGGGTGGCGACGACGTGTCGGCGCAGGTAGCGGCGCGCCTTCGCGATCAGGCGGCGGGCTATCGGAGAGTCAGTGGTCGGGCCGCGGTGAATTTTGCCGAGTTTGTTGCCTCGCTGTCGGGCTCCGCGGCTGCGTATTCGACCACCGAGACCGACAACGCCACCCGCACCGGCTGA
- the rnc gene encoding ribonuclease III: MTQPRQALLDVLGVDLPDELLSLALTHRSYAYEHGGLPTNERLEFLGDAVLGLTITDELFHRHPDRSEGDLAKLRASVVNTQALADVARNLSDDGLGGYLLLGRGEANTGGADKSSILADGMESLLGAIYLQHGIEAARQVILRLFGPLLDAAPTLGAGLDWKTSLQELTAARGMGAPSYVVTSTGPDHDKEFTAVVVVMDAEYGSGVGHSKKEAEQKAASAAWKALEALDGAGKTSV; encoded by the coding sequence GTGACCCAGCCCCGACAAGCTCTGCTGGATGTGCTCGGCGTCGATCTGCCTGATGAGCTGCTTTCGCTGGCGTTGACACACCGCAGTTATGCCTACGAGCACGGCGGGTTACCGACCAACGAGCGCCTGGAGTTTCTCGGCGACGCTGTCCTGGGCTTGACCATCACCGATGAGCTGTTCCATCGCCACCCCGACCGTTCGGAAGGGGATCTGGCCAAATTGCGGGCCAGCGTGGTCAACACCCAGGCGCTGGCCGACGTCGCGCGGAATCTATCCGACGACGGTCTCGGCGGTTACCTGCTGCTGGGCCGGGGCGAGGCGAACACCGGGGGAGCGGACAAGTCCAGCATCCTGGCCGACGGCATGGAATCGCTGCTCGGCGCGATCTACCTGCAGCACGGTATCGAGGCGGCTCGCCAGGTGATCCTGCGGTTGTTCGGCCCGCTGCTGGACGCTGCCCCGACGCTGGGAGCTGGGTTGGACTGGAAGACCAGCTTGCAGGAGCTAACAGCGGCACGCGGCATGGGCGCGCCATCGTATGTGGTGACCTCCACCGGCCCGGACCACGACAAAGAATTCACCGCGGTCGTCGTCGTGATGGACGCCGAGTACGGGTCGGGTGTCGGCCACTCCAAGAAAGAGGCCGAGCAGAAAGCCGCATCAGCGGCCTGGAAGGCACTGGAAGCACTCGACGGCGCAGGGAAAACGTCGGTGTAA
- the smc gene encoding chromosome segregation protein SMC produces MYLKSLTLKGFKSFASSTTLRFEPGITAVVGPNGSGKSNVVDALAWVMGEQGAKTLRGGKMEDVIFAGTSSRAPLGRAEVTVTIDNSDNALPIEYSEVSITRRMFRDGASEYEINGSSCRLMDVQELLSDSGIGREMHVIVGQGKLDEILQSRPEDRRAFIEEAAGVLKHRKRKEKALRKLDAMSANLARLTDLTTELRRQLKPLGRQAEVARRAATIQADLRDARLRLAADDLVSRQGQRDAILEAETTMRREHDEAAARLAVASEELAAHEGALSTLSQRAESVQQTWFGLSALAERVGATVRIASERAHHLDVEPATSSDTDPDALEAEAQQVEVTEQQLLAELAAARTRLEAARAELADRERRAVEADKAHLEAVRAEADRREGLARLAGQVETMRARVESIDDSVARLSERIEEAAARAQQTRAEFETVQGRVGELDQGEVGLDEQHERTVAALRFADQRVAELQSAERDAERQVASLRARIDALAVGLERKDGAAWLARNHSGTGLLGPIAKLVKVRPGYEAALAAVLGPAADALAADSLGAASSALAALKEADAGRAALVLGDWPADTEPACAAGLPNGAQRALDLIEAPPRLQGALVAMLSGVAVVNDLAEALGVVAIRPQLRVVTVDGDLVGAGWVSGGSDRKLSTLEVTSEIDKAGTELAAAEAQVARLSAALSGALSEQVARSDAAEQALAALNESDTAILSMYDQLGRLGQEARAAEAEWERLLAQREELEAGRASTLEEVVELETRLRNAEQTQHVHAADENPAAARQLIAAAAEEARGVEVEARLAVRTAEERANAVRGRADSLRRAAAAEREARLRAAQAHAARLHAAAVAAAVADCGQLLASRLNRVVDAAAHHRDALAAERQRRSVAMAAVRDEANALRARVATLTDSLHRDEVANAQAALRIEQLEQLVLEQFGMAPVDLIAEYGPQVALPPTELEMAEFEQARERGEQVIAPAPMPYDRATQERRAKRAERELAELGRVNPLALEEFAALEERYNFLSTQLEDVKGARKDLLDVVADVDARILQVFSDAFADVEREFRGVFTSLFPGGEGRLRLTAPDDMLTTGIEVEARPPGKKVSRLSLLSGGEKSLTAVAMLVAIFKARPSPFYIMDEVEAALDDVNLRRLIGLFEQLRGQSQLIIITHQKPTMEVADALYGVTMQGDGITAVISQRMRGQQVESLVTSSS; encoded by the coding sequence GTGTACCTCAAGAGTCTGACGTTGAAGGGCTTCAAGTCCTTCGCGTCGTCGACGACTCTGCGGTTCGAGCCGGGCATTACCGCCGTCGTCGGCCCTAACGGCTCCGGCAAGTCCAACGTCGTCGACGCCCTGGCGTGGGTGATGGGGGAGCAGGGAGCCAAGACGCTGCGTGGCGGCAAGATGGAAGATGTCATCTTCGCCGGTACGTCGTCGCGGGCCCCGCTGGGCCGCGCCGAAGTCACCGTGACCATCGACAACTCCGACAACGCGCTGCCGATCGAGTACTCCGAGGTGTCGATCACCCGACGGATGTTCCGCGACGGCGCCAGTGAATACGAAATCAACGGCAGTAGTTGCCGTTTGATGGATGTCCAGGAACTGCTAAGCGACTCCGGCATCGGCCGTGAGATGCATGTGATTGTCGGGCAGGGCAAGCTCGATGAGATCTTGCAGTCGCGGCCCGAGGACCGTCGGGCGTTCATCGAAGAAGCCGCGGGCGTGCTCAAGCATCGCAAGCGCAAGGAAAAGGCGCTGCGCAAACTGGACGCGATGTCGGCGAACCTGGCCCGGCTCACCGATTTGACCACCGAGCTGCGACGTCAGCTCAAGCCGTTGGGTCGCCAAGCCGAAGTGGCCCGACGGGCGGCGACCATTCAGGCCGATCTGCGCGACGCCCGGCTGCGGCTGGCCGCCGACGACCTGGTGAGTCGACAAGGGCAGCGGGACGCGATCCTCGAGGCCGAGACGACGATGCGCCGCGAGCATGACGAGGCGGCCGCCCGGCTGGCGGTAGCGTCCGAAGAGCTGGCGGCGCATGAAGGTGCGCTGTCCACACTCTCTCAACGGGCCGAGTCGGTCCAGCAGACGTGGTTCGGGCTGTCCGCCCTGGCCGAGCGGGTCGGTGCGACGGTTCGGATTGCCAGCGAACGCGCCCACCACCTTGATGTCGAGCCGGCGACATCGAGCGACACCGACCCTGACGCGTTGGAGGCCGAGGCCCAGCAGGTGGAGGTCACCGAGCAGCAGCTGTTGGCGGAGCTGGCCGCAGCGCGCACTCGGTTGGAGGCCGCCCGCGCTGAGTTGGCCGACCGCGAGCGCCGCGCCGTCGAGGCCGACAAGGCGCATCTGGAGGCGGTCCGAGCGGAGGCGGATCGGCGCGAGGGTTTAGCGCGGTTGGCCGGCCAGGTGGAGACCATGCGGGCGCGCGTCGAATCGATCGATGACAGCGTCGCGCGGTTGTCCGAGCGCATTGAGGAGGCTGCTGCGCGCGCGCAGCAGACCCGCGCGGAGTTTGAAACCGTGCAGGGCCGCGTCGGTGAACTGGATCAGGGCGAGGTCGGCCTTGACGAACAGCACGAACGGACCGTGGCGGCATTGCGGTTCGCCGACCAACGCGTGGCCGAACTGCAATCCGCCGAGCGGGACGCCGAACGCCAGGTGGCTTCGCTGCGGGCCCGTATCGACGCGCTGGCGGTGGGACTCGAGCGTAAGGACGGCGCGGCTTGGCTGGCGCGCAATCACAGTGGCACCGGGCTGTTGGGTCCGATCGCCAAGTTGGTGAAGGTGCGCCCCGGCTACGAGGCAGCGCTGGCCGCAGTGCTCGGGCCCGCGGCAGACGCGCTGGCCGCCGACAGTTTGGGCGCGGCCAGTAGCGCACTCGCCGCGCTCAAGGAAGCCGACGCGGGCCGCGCGGCCCTCGTCTTGGGTGACTGGCCGGCAGACACCGAACCGGCCTGCGCTGCCGGGCTGCCCAACGGCGCCCAACGGGCGCTCGACTTGATTGAGGCACCGCCGCGGCTGCAGGGCGCGTTGGTCGCCATGCTTTCGGGTGTCGCGGTGGTCAATGACCTCGCCGAAGCGTTGGGTGTGGTCGCTATCCGCCCGCAGTTGCGGGTGGTCACCGTTGACGGCGATCTGGTGGGTGCCGGCTGGGTGAGCGGCGGTTCTGACCGCAAGCTGTCGACGCTGGAGGTCACCTCGGAGATCGATAAGGCCGGCACCGAGCTAGCCGCCGCCGAGGCGCAGGTGGCTCGGCTGAGCGCCGCGCTGTCCGGGGCACTGTCCGAGCAGGTCGCCCGCTCCGACGCCGCCGAGCAGGCCCTGGCCGCACTCAACGAATCCGACACCGCAATATTGTCGATGTACGACCAGCTCGGGCGGCTCGGGCAGGAGGCTCGCGCGGCCGAAGCGGAATGGGAAAGGCTGCTGGCCCAGCGTGAGGAATTAGAAGCCGGGCGGGCCAGCACCCTCGAGGAGGTCGTCGAACTCGAGACCCGGCTGCGCAACGCCGAACAGACCCAGCATGTGCATGCTGCCGATGAGAATCCTGCAGCGGCCCGGCAGCTGATTGCCGCCGCGGCCGAGGAGGCCCGCGGCGTCGAAGTGGAAGCCCGGCTTGCAGTGCGGACCGCCGAGGAACGCGCCAACGCGGTGCGCGGGCGGGCGGATTCACTGCGTCGCGCGGCCGCCGCCGAGCGCGAGGCACGGTTGCGGGCCGCCCAAGCACACGCCGCACGACTGCACGCGGCCGCGGTGGCCGCGGCGGTGGCCGACTGTGGGCAGCTGCTGGCGTCCCGGTTGAACCGGGTCGTCGACGCGGCGGCGCACCACCGCGATGCGCTGGCCGCCGAGCGTCAGCGGCGATCGGTCGCCATGGCAGCGGTGCGCGACGAGGCAAACGCTCTGCGGGCCCGGGTGGCCACCCTCACCGATTCGCTGCACCGCGACGAGGTGGCCAACGCTCAGGCGGCGCTGCGGATCGAGCAGCTCGAGCAGCTGGTGCTGGAACAGTTCGGGATGGCGCCGGTTGATTTGATCGCCGAGTACGGTCCGCAGGTTGCGCTACCGCCGACGGAACTCGAGATGGCCGAGTTCGAACAGGCCCGGGAGCGTGGTGAGCAGGTGATCGCGCCCGCCCCGATGCCGTATGACCGCGCGACCCAGGAGCGCCGGGCTAAACGTGCCGAGCGTGAGCTGGCCGAGCTAGGCAGGGTCAATCCGCTGGCGCTGGAGGAGTTCGCGGCACTCGAGGAACGCTATAACTTCTTGTCCACCCAACTTGAGGATGTCAAGGGTGCCCGCAAGGATCTGCTCGACGTCGTCGCCGACGTCGATGCCCGCATCCTGCAGGTGTTCAGCGACGCCTTTGCGGACGTGGAGCGCGAATTCCGCGGTGTCTTTACCTCGCTGTTCCCCGGCGGCGAGGGCCGGCTACGGCTGACCGCTCCGGATGACATGCTCACCACCGGCATCGAGGTAGAGGCACGTCCGCCGGGCAAGAAGGTCAGCCGGCTGTCGTTGCTGTCCGGTGGCGAGAAGTCGCTGACCGCGGTGGCGATGTTGGTGGCGATCTTTAAGGCCCGCCCGTCGCCGTTCTACATCATGGACGAGGTAGAGGCTGCGCTCGACGATGTCAATCTGCGCCGCTTGATTGGTCTGTTTGAGCAACTACGTGGCCAGTCGCAGCTCATCATCATCACGCACCAGAAGCCCACGATGGAAGTCGCTGACGCGCTGTACGGCGTCACCATGCAGGGCGATGGCATCACCGCGGTGATCTCGCAGCGGATGCGCGGCCAGCAGGTGGAGTCGCTGGTCACCAGTTCTTCGTAG
- a CDS encoding acylphosphatase — protein MSANSSEPAVRLTAWVHGWVQGVGFRWWTRCRALELGLTGYAANHADGRVLVVAQGARDACETLLRQLQSGTTPGEVDTVIVDWSQPPEQFSGFSER, from the coding sequence ATGTCGGCTAACTCGTCGGAGCCTGCGGTCCGGCTCACGGCCTGGGTGCACGGGTGGGTCCAAGGGGTCGGTTTCCGCTGGTGGACCCGCTGCCGGGCGCTGGAGCTGGGCCTCACCGGTTACGCGGCCAACCATGCCGACGGCCGCGTGCTGGTGGTTGCTCAGGGGGCACGCGACGCCTGCGAGACGTTGCTGCGCCAGCTGCAGAGCGGCACCACGCCCGGTGAGGTCGACACGGTGATCGTTGATTGGTCCCAGCCACCCGAGCAGTTCAGCGGTTTCAGCGAGCGCTAG
- the sepIVA gene encoding cell division protein SepIVA — protein MYRVFEALDELGAIVEEARGVPMTAGCVVPRGDVLELIDDIKDAIPGELDDAQDVLDARDSMLNDAKAHADSMVSSATTESESLLNHARAEADRILSDAKSQADRMVSEARQHSERMLGEAREESIRIATAAKREYEASLSRAQSECDRLIENGNISYEKAVQEGIKEQQRLVSQNEVVQAANAESTRLIDTAHAEADRLRGECDIYVDNKLAEFEEFLNGTIRSVGRGRHQLRTAAGTHDYVTR, from the coding sequence GTGTACCGAGTCTTTGAAGCGCTGGACGAATTGGGGGCCATTGTCGAAGAAGCCCGCGGCGTGCCGATGACGGCGGGCTGTGTGGTACCCCGCGGCGATGTGCTGGAGCTGATCGACGACATCAAAGACGCAATCCCGGGCGAGCTGGATGACGCCCAGGATGTGCTCGACGCGCGGGATTCGATGCTCAACGACGCCAAGGCGCACGCCGATTCCATGGTGTCCTCGGCGACCACCGAGTCGGAGTCACTGCTGAACCACGCGCGCGCAGAGGCTGATCGGATCCTGTCTGACGCGAAATCGCAGGCCGATCGGATGGTCAGCGAGGCGCGTCAACACAGCGAACGGATGCTCGGGGAGGCTCGTGAGGAGTCGATTCGCATCGCGACAGCAGCCAAGCGTGAATATGAGGCCAGCCTCAGCCGCGCCCAATCCGAATGCGACCGGTTGATCGAAAACGGCAACATCTCCTATGAAAAGGCCGTCCAAGAGGGCATCAAGGAACAGCAGCGCCTGGTGTCGCAAAACGAGGTGGTTCAAGCGGCCAACGCCGAATCCACCCGACTCATCGACACCGCGCACGCCGAGGCGGACCGGCTGCGCGGTGAGTGCGACATCTATGTCGACAACAAGCTCGCGGAGTTCGAAGAGTTTCTCAACGGCACGATCCGTTCGGTCGGCCGCGGCCGCCACCAGCTCCGCACGGCGGCCGGCACGCACGATTACGTGACACGCTAG
- a CDS encoding YceD family protein, with translation MARQHGVTAQRHPTSPMAIDITRLGRRPGAMVTLQNTVPSPARIGLELIAIERGAPMDFALRVESVSEGVLVTGTVAAPTMGECARCLTAVQGHVQVTLTELFAYPDSATEATTEDGEVGHVVDNTIDLEQCVIDAVGLELPFAPTCRPDCPGLCPECGVSLAAEPGHHHDRIDPRWAKLADRLAPDTPQTSETDVSRGER, from the coding sequence ATGGCGCGGCAGCATGGCGTCACGGCGCAGCGGCATCCGACCTCGCCGATGGCGATCGACATCACCCGGTTGGGGCGACGACCGGGAGCGATGGTAACCCTGCAAAATACCGTGCCCAGCCCGGCGCGCATTGGCCTGGAGCTGATCGCGATCGAGCGGGGCGCTCCGATGGACTTCGCCCTGCGGGTGGAGTCGGTGTCGGAGGGCGTGTTGGTCACTGGGACGGTGGCTGCACCCACGATGGGCGAGTGTGCCCGTTGTTTGACCGCGGTCCAGGGGCACGTGCAAGTCACCTTGACCGAACTGTTTGCCTATCCCGACAGCGCGACGGAGGCGACCACCGAGGACGGCGAGGTCGGACACGTGGTCGATAACACGATCGATCTTGAACAGTGCGTCATCGACGCCGTCGGGCTCGAGCTTCCGTTCGCGCCGACGTGCCGGCCGGACTGCCCTGGATTATGCCCGGAATGCGGTGTTTCGCTGGCTGCCGAGCCCGGTCATCACCATGACCGCATTGACCCGCGGTGGGCCAAGTTGGCCGACAGGTTGGCGCCTGACACTCCGCAGACATCGGAAACGGATGTATCGCGGGGTGAGCGGTGA
- a CDS encoding OsmC family protein, producing the protein MTELWVERTGTRRYTGYSSRGAQVLVGSEDVDGVFTPGELLKIALAACSGMSSDEPLARRLGDDYKAVVRVSGDADRGQERYPLLQETLELDLSGLSDADKARLVVVVDRAVDLVCTVGRTLKSGTTVTCEVANVG; encoded by the coding sequence ATGACCGAACTGTGGGTCGAACGCACCGGAACGCGCCGCTACACGGGATACAGCTCGCGAGGCGCGCAAGTACTCGTCGGCTCCGAGGACGTCGACGGCGTGTTTACTCCCGGTGAGCTGCTCAAGATCGCGCTCGCCGCGTGCAGTGGGATGTCCAGCGACGAGCCGTTGGCGCGACGGCTCGGCGATGACTACAAGGCGGTGGTGCGGGTGTCCGGCGACGCCGACCGCGGCCAGGAGCGTTATCCGCTGCTGCAAGAGACCCTCGAGCTCGACCTGTCGGGATTGTCCGATGCCGACAAGGCCCGTCTGGTGGTGGTCGTCGACCGCGCGGTCGACTTGGTCTGCACCGTCGGTCGCACACTCAAATCCGGCACCACCGTGACCTGCGAGGTGGCCAATGTCGGCTAA
- the ftsY gene encoding signal recognition particle-docking protein FtsY, which yields MSQGLWIAIAVLGVIAALVVIAALILGLVRYRRRRVSLTSHGSAHEPSAIDRSGGYTASSGITFSQTAPPVRPADQIDTSGLPAVGDDATVPRDAPRRTISDVLLPEPEVAVEVPAVPQLDIIAPPEGRLERLRGRLARTQNAFGRSMLGLIGGGDLDEDSWQELEDTLLIADLGPVATESVVSALRSRLASSNVCTEADARAVLRDVLISELRPDMDRSIRALPHPDHPAVLLIVGVNGTGKTTTVGKLARVLVADGRRVVLGAADTFRAAATDQLQTWASRVGAELVRGAEGADPASVAFDAVDKGIGAGADVVVIDTAGRLHTKVGLMDELDKVKRVVTRRAAVDEVLLVLDATIGQNGLAQARVFAEVVDITGVVLTKLDGTAKGGIVFRVQRELGVPVKLVGLGEGPDDLAPFEPAAFVDALLG from the coding sequence GTGTCGCAAGGTCTGTGGATCGCCATCGCGGTCTTGGGCGTTATCGCCGCCCTGGTTGTTATCGCCGCGCTGATTCTGGGCCTGGTGCGTTACCGCCGGCGGCGGGTCAGCCTGACCTCTCACGGTTCCGCGCACGAACCCAGTGCAATCGACCGCTCCGGCGGCTACACCGCGTCGTCTGGCATCACCTTCAGCCAAACCGCACCGCCGGTGCGGCCCGCGGACCAGATTGACACCAGCGGACTGCCGGCGGTGGGCGATGACGCGACCGTGCCTCGCGACGCGCCGCGGCGCACCATCTCGGACGTATTGCTGCCCGAACCTGAGGTGGCAGTTGAGGTTCCCGCGGTCCCACAACTTGACATCATCGCGCCACCGGAAGGCCGATTGGAACGGCTGCGCGGGCGACTCGCCAGGACACAGAATGCGTTCGGACGCAGCATGCTGGGCTTGATCGGCGGTGGCGATCTGGATGAGGACTCGTGGCAGGAGCTCGAGGACACCCTGCTGATCGCCGATTTGGGCCCCGTTGCCACCGAGTCGGTGGTGTCTGCGCTACGCAGCCGGCTGGCCAGCAGCAACGTGTGCACTGAGGCCGACGCCCGGGCCGTGCTGCGTGACGTGTTAATCAGCGAGCTGCGACCCGACATGGACCGCTCGATCCGTGCTCTCCCGCACCCCGACCATCCCGCAGTGCTGCTGATCGTCGGTGTCAACGGCACCGGCAAGACCACCACCGTCGGCAAGTTGGCGCGGGTCTTGGTGGCTGACGGCCGGCGCGTTGTCCTCGGCGCGGCCGACACCTTCCGGGCCGCGGCCACCGACCAACTGCAAACCTGGGCTTCCCGGGTGGGCGCAGAGCTGGTACGTGGCGCCGAAGGCGCGGACCCGGCGTCGGTGGCGTTCGACGCCGTCGACAAGGGCATCGGCGCGGGCGCCGATGTCGTGGTCATCGACACCGCCGGGCGGCTGCATACCAAGGTGGGGCTGATGGACGAGCTCGACAAAGTCAAACGCGTGGTGACCCGGCGCGCGGCGGTCGACGAGGTGTTACTGGTACTCGACGCCACCATCGGGCAGAACGGGCTAGCGCAAGCCCGGGTCTTCGCCGAAGTGGTCGACATCACCGGCGTCGTGCTGACCAAGCTAGATGGAACGGCCAAGGGCGGCATTGTTTTCCGCGTCCAACGAGAGCTTGGGGTGCCGGTGAAACTGGTCGGGCTGGGTGAAGGACCCGACGACCTGGCGCCATTCGAACCCGCCGCTTTCGTCGACGCCCTGCTGGGGTGA
- a CDS encoding PPE family protein: MPDFTLIPPEENARRLNAGPGPAALAAASAAWDHLADELDTAADGIEGALTTLTEAWQSAAATQMTQAAAPYLVWLRDAADRAGLTARLAAHARMAYRRADYLMVSPREIAANIAWRKQLHQTNQLGQNTHAIAIAEADYQQYWTRNATAMENYRDDVALVMQRVRPFREMSTQTGLVLNGVAV; encoded by the coding sequence TTGCCTGACTTCACATTGATACCGCCTGAGGAAAACGCCCGCCGCCTTAATGCCGGCCCGGGTCCTGCCGCGCTAGCGGCCGCCAGCGCGGCGTGGGACCACCTGGCGGATGAGCTGGATACAGCAGCGGATGGGATTGAAGGCGCGCTGACGACGCTGACGGAGGCGTGGCAGAGCGCGGCGGCGACACAGATGACCCAGGCGGCCGCACCGTATCTGGTTTGGCTGCGCGACGCAGCAGATCGTGCCGGCTTGACCGCTCGTCTGGCCGCGCACGCGCGGATGGCCTATCGGAGGGCGGATTATTTGATGGTGTCCCCGAGGGAGATCGCTGCCAACATCGCCTGGAGAAAGCAGCTGCACCAGACCAACCAATTGGGGCAAAACACTCACGCGATCGCGATCGCTGAAGCCGACTACCAACAGTACTGGACGAGGAACGCTACGGCGATGGAGAACTATCGAGATGACGTGGCACTCGTCATGCAGCGGGTGCGGCCGTTTAGGGAGATGTCCACGCAGACCGGGTTAGTCCTAAACGGCGTCGCGGTCTAG
- the mutM gene encoding DNA-formamidopyrimidine glycosylase codes for MPELPEVEVVRRGLQDHIVDKTITAVRVHHPRAARRHIAGPADLTARLLGTRITGTDRRGKYLWLLLDTDTALVVHLGMSGQMLLGTAPRAEHVRIAALLDDGTVLSFADQRTFGGWLLADLMTVDGSVLPVPVAHLARDPLDPRFDAEAVVKVLQRKHSELKRQLLNQQVVSGIGNIYADEALWRAKVHGARIAATLTRRQLAAVLDAAAEVMRDALAKGGTSFDSLYVNVNGESGYFDRSLDAYGREGEGCRRCGAVMRREKFMNRSSFYCPRCQPRPRR; via the coding sequence ATGCCCGAACTGCCCGAAGTAGAGGTGGTGCGGCGCGGCCTGCAGGACCACATTGTGGATAAGACGATCACTGCGGTTCGGGTGCACCATCCGCGCGCGGCGCGCCGCCACATTGCCGGGCCCGCCGACCTCACGGCCCGGCTGCTCGGTACCCGGATCACCGGAACCGATCGGCGCGGCAAATATCTGTGGCTGCTGCTGGACACAGACACCGCGCTCGTGGTGCACCTTGGCATGAGCGGGCAGATGCTGCTGGGGACCGCGCCGCGCGCCGAGCATGTCCGGATCGCTGCGCTGCTCGACGATGGGACTGTGTTGAGCTTCGCTGATCAGCGGACCTTCGGGGGATGGCTGCTCGCTGACCTGATGACGGTGGACGGCAGTGTGTTGCCGGTGCCGGTCGCCCACTTGGCGCGTGACCCGCTCGACCCGCGGTTCGATGCCGAAGCTGTGGTGAAAGTGTTGCAGCGCAAGCATTCCGAGCTTAAACGCCAGCTCCTCAATCAACAAGTGGTATCCGGAATCGGCAACATCTACGCCGATGAGGCGCTGTGGCGGGCTAAAGTGCACGGCGCGCGAATCGCTGCCACGCTGACCCGCCGGCAGCTGGCCGCCGTTTTGGATGCCGCCGCCGAGGTGATGCGCGACGCGCTGGCCAAGGGCGGGACGTCGTTCGATTCGCTGTATGTCAACGTCAACGGCGAATCGGGTTACTTCGACCGATCGTTGGATGCCTATGGCCGCGAAGGCGAAGGCTGCCGGCGCTGCGGCGCGGTGATGCGCCGGGAAAAGTTTATGAACCGCTCGTCGTTTTACTGCCCTAGATGCCAGCCGCGGCCCCGCCGGTAA